AGTAGTAACAGGAGTAGAAATGTTCCGTAAGATGTTAGACGAAGCAGTAGCAGGAGATAACATTGGAGCATTATTAAGAGGTGTAAAAAGAGAAGACATCGAAAGAGGTCAGGTACTGGCAAAGCCAGGAAGTATTACACCACATACAAAGTTTTATGCAGAGGTATATGTATTAAGTAAAGATGAGGGTGGAAGACACACACCATTCTTTGATGGATACAGACCACAGTTCTACTTCCGTACAACAGATGTAACAGGAAACATTCAGTTACCAGAAGGAGTAGACATGGTAATGCCTGGAGATAACATTGAGATGACAGGAGAACTAATCACTCCAATAGCAATGGAAGAAGGACTACGTTTTGCAATCCGTGAAGGTGGTCACACAGTAGGAGCTGGAGTTGTAACTGAAATTATTGAGTAATTATAAAAAAGCAGAGGAGGTCGTCTCCTCGCTTTTTCTATGCTCCTAACTGAGCTTAAATCGTAAAGATTAAGGAGGTAAGCAAATGGCAAAACATGAAAAAATTAGGATTCGCCTTAAAGCTTTTGAACATGAGCTCCTAGATCAATCAGCAGAAAAGATTGTTGCTACTGCTGAGAGAACTGGTGCAGATGTATCTGGTCCAGTACCTCTACCAACAGAGAAAGAGGTATTTACCGTACTTCGCTCACCTCATGTTCATAAAGATTCAAGAGAACAATTTGAAATGAGAACACATAAAAGGTTGATCGACATTCTCGATCCTACATCAAAAACTGTAGACTCACTGATGAGGCTAGATTTGCCCGCAGGAGTAAATATAGAAATTAAACTTTAATGTCAGGAGGTGTATTAGGCCATGGCGAAAGCTATATTAGGAAAAAAACTGGGTATGACTCAGTATTTTAAAGATAATGGAGAGCTGGTACCTGTAACTGTAGTTGAGGCCGGTCCCTGTGTTGTAACACAGATTAAGACTACAGAAAAAGATGGATATAATTCAGTCCAACTTGGATTTGGAGAAGTTAAAAAGCACAGACTTAACAAACCTGAACTTGGACAATTTGAAAGCCGTGATATAGAACCTAAGAAACATTTAAGAGAGTTCAAAGGTTTAGATATGGAACTAAGTGAAGGTAGTGAAATTAAAGCTGATCTTTTCGAAGTAGGAGAAAAAGTTAATGTTAGTGGTATCTCCAAAGGTAAAGGATTTGCTGGTAATATTAAAAGATGGAATCATCATAGCGGACCAATGACACACGGTTCTCACTTCCATCGTGCACCAGGTTCTATTGGTGCTGTTGATGCAAGAAGAGTATATAAAGGCTTTAAAATGCCAGGAAGAATGGGGCATGATAGAGTAACTGAAAGAAACTTAGAAATAGTGAAAGTTGATTTAGAGCGTAATGTTTTATTAATTGCTGGTCCAGTACCAGGAGCTAAAAAAGCAGTGCTTGAAATCAAATCTGTTAACAATTAAATAAGTTTAGAAAGGAGGATTTTTGATGCCGCAGGTAACAAAATTCAATCAGAGTGGAAAAGAACTCGAAAAAGTAGAATTAAACGATTCTGTTTTTAATGATAAAATCAATAAACATGTTGTACATCAGGTAGTTAATGCACAATTAGCTGCTAGAAGAGGCGGAAATGCTTCTACAAAAACAAGAGGTAAAGTTCGCGGTGGTGGCCGCAAACCCTGGAGACAGAAAGGTACTGGACGTGCTCGTCACGGAAGTATTAGATCTCCTTTATGGGTAGGTGGAGGAATCACTTTTGGACCTTCTCCTCGCAGTTATGATAAAAAACTAACTAAAAAAATGAGAAGATTAGCCTTAAGATCTGTTTTAACTGACAAAGTTGACAGAGATGAGTTAATCTTAGTTGATAAGATTGATCTTGATCAACCAAAAACAAAAGCAGTGGTTAATATTTTAGCTGATTTAAATTTAGAGGATAAAAAAGTTGTTTTAGTAATGCCTGAAAAGGATAAAAACTTATATCT
Above is a window of Halanaerobium saccharolyticum subsp. saccharolyticum DSM 6643 DNA encoding:
- the rplC gene encoding 50S ribosomal protein L3, translated to MAKAILGKKLGMTQYFKDNGELVPVTVVEAGPCVVTQIKTTEKDGYNSVQLGFGEVKKHRLNKPELGQFESRDIEPKKHLREFKGLDMELSEGSEIKADLFEVGEKVNVSGISKGKGFAGNIKRWNHHSGPMTHGSHFHRAPGSIGAVDARRVYKGFKMPGRMGHDRVTERNLEIVKVDLERNVLLIAGPVPGAKKAVLEIKSVNN
- the rplD gene encoding 50S ribosomal protein L4, which gives rise to MPQVTKFNQSGKELEKVELNDSVFNDKINKHVVHQVVNAQLAARRGGNASTKTRGKVRGGGRKPWRQKGTGRARHGSIRSPLWVGGGITFGPSPRSYDKKLTKKMRRLALRSVLTDKVDRDELILVDKIDLDQPKTKAVVNILADLNLEDKKVVLVMPEKDKNLYLSARNIPNVKTLLAGSINAYDLLDNEMVIFIEEAVKMVEEVLGE
- the rpsJ gene encoding 30S ribosomal protein S10, whose product is MAKHEKIRIRLKAFEHELLDQSAEKIVATAERTGADVSGPVPLPTEKEVFTVLRSPHVHKDSREQFEMRTHKRLIDILDPTSKTVDSLMRLDLPAGVNIEIKL
- a CDS encoding EF-Tu C-terminal domain-related protein, with amino-acid sequence VVTGVEMFRKMLDEAVAGDNIGALLRGVKREDIERGQVLAKPGSITPHTKFYAEVYVLSKDEGGRHTPFFDGYRPQFYFRTTDVTGNIQLPEGVDMVMPGDNIEMTGELITPIAMEEGLRFAIREGGHTVGAGVVTEIIE